A section of the Larus michahellis chromosome 1, bLarMic1.1, whole genome shotgun sequence genome encodes:
- the AMER2 gene encoding APC membrane recruitment protein 2: MDSHCDCAEPPAAEQPSGRINKTAFKLFKRRKSGGTMPSIFGVRSKGGEGKGAGKAGMVRSRTHDGLADAVLESGKKEEPGGGGDPQSKEPQGPAGGGLGLSPGSAVAKSHSFFSLLRKNGRPENGKAEGAEQRAGGRQKKGLKGIFSSMRWHKKDKNGKEERGETSEIPSGLIMPGSLTASLECIKEETPKPLSETPSGAADVGLEAPREKRGGEAHASAEEPEAGGGESRDSSVPPGEDPAAAGRQPEELSREQPDPGAREVGTAKDAAITGCGDIIADHEEDVGGGSGGCGKITPGASKLGASKKHPTMVAYQGGGEEMASPDQVDDTCLQEFWDMLSQTEETPTAGGGGGGGGTKKPEGLKENQGTEGAQNRVAVKRGGLHQIPIHLNHKEEPKGREKEQHEGVPNSDEGYWDSTTPGPEEDGSTSIQKETIPRDSYSGDALYDLYAEPDETPPAAPTDEAVTCVPRSKPVSPITTTCSLKTPSSTLKDSKIPISIKHLSSHTASHAADTSNSHHVAHHHLAKSEMHRTKIPVSKVLVRRVSNRGLAGTTVKAATYQDSAKK; this comes from the exons ATGGACTCGCACTGCGACTGTGCCGAGCCTCCGGCCGCCGAGCAGCCGTCGGGGAGGATTAACAAAACCGCCTTCAAACTGTTCAAGAGGAGGAAATCCGGGGGCACCATGCCGAGCATCTTCGGGGTGAGGAGCaaaggcggggaggggaagggcgcCGGCAAAGCGGGGATGGTGCGGAGCCGGACCCACGACGGCTTGGCCGACGCCGTGCTGGAGAGCGGCAAGAAGGAGGaaccgggcggcggcggcgacccgCAGAGCAAGGAGCCGCagggcccggcgggcggcgggctcGGCCTCTCCCCCGGCAGCGCGGTGGCCAAGTCGCACAGCTTCTTCTCCCTGCTGAGGAAGAACGGCAGGCCGGAGAACGGCAAGGCGGAGGGCGCGGAGCAGCGGGCCGGCGGCAGACAAAAGAAGGGGCTGAAAGGCATCTTCAGCAGCATGCGGTGgcacaaaaaggacaaaaacggcaaggaggagaggggggaaaccTCGGAGATCCCGTCCGGTCTTATTATGCCGGGGTCTTTGACTGCCAGCCTGGAGTGCATCAAAGAGGAGACGCCAAAACCTTTGTCTGAAACTCCGAGCGGCGCGGCAGACGTGGGGCTGGAAGCGCCGCGGGAGAAGCGAGGCGGCGAGGCCCACGCCTCGGCCGAGGAGCCCGAAGCGGGAGGTGGGGAGTCGCGGGACAGCAGTGTCCCCCCCGGGGAGGACCCTGCTGCGGCTGGAAGGCAACCTGAGGAGCTCAGCCGCGAGCAACCGGACCCGGGCGCCAGAGAGGTTGGGACTGCCAAGGATGCGGCCATAACAG GCTGTGGAGATATTATTGCGGACCATGAGGAGGATGTGGGCGGCGGGAGTGGCGGCTGCGGGAAGATCACCCCCGGGGCCAGCAAGCTGGGTGCCTCCAAGAAGCACCCCACCATGGTGGCCTaccagggaggaggggaggagatggcCAGCCCGGACCAGGTGGATGACACCTGCCTGCAGGAGTTCTGGGATATGCTGTCGCAGACAGAGGAGACCCcgacagcaggaggaggaggaggtggaggagggacAAAGAAGCCCGAGGGGTTGAAGGAGAACCAGGGTACTGAGGGGGCCCAGAACAGGGTGGCAGTGAAACGTGGTGGCCTCCACCAGATCCCCATTCACCTCAACCACAAAGAGGAGCcgaagggcagggagaaggagcagCACGAAGGTGTCCCAAACAGCGATGAGGGCTACTGGGATTCTACCACCCCGGGTCCTGAGGAAGATGGTTCCACAAGCATCCAGAAGGAGACCATTCCCAGGGACAGCTACAGTGGGGATGCTCTCTACGACCTCTATGCTGAGCCGGATGAGACCCCGCCAGCGGCGCCTACGGATGAAGCGGTCACTTGTGTGCCACGCTCCAAGCCTGTGTCTCCAATAACAACCACGTGCTCACTGAAAACACCCTCAAGCACATTGAAGGACTCCAAGATACCCATCAGCATTAAACACCTTTCGTCACATACTGCCAGCCACGCAGCAGACACCAGTAACAGCCATCATGTCGCACACCATCACCTGGCCAAAAGTGAGATGCACAGAACAAAAATCCCCGTCTCTAAAGTCCTGGTACGCCGGGTCAGTAACAGGGGCTTAGCAGGGACAACGGTGAAAGCTGCCACGTACCAGGACAGTGCCAAAAAGTAG